Proteins from a genomic interval of Pseudomonas sp. RC10:
- the trxB gene encoding thioredoxin-disulfide reductase, translating to MSDVRHSRVIILGSGPAGYSAAVYAARANLKPLLITGMQAGGQLTTTTEVDNWPGDPHGLTGPVLMDRMREHAERFETEIIFDHINAVDLAGKPFSLKGDSGTYTCDALIIATGASARYLGLPSEEAFMGKGVSACATCDGFFYRNKPVAVIGGGNTAVEEALYLANIASKVTLVHRRDTFRAEKILIDKLHARVAEGKIELKLNATLDEVLGDNMGVTGARLKNNDGSSAELKVDGVFIAIGHTPNTSLFEGQLALKDGYMVVHGGREGNATATSVEGVFAAGDVADHVYRQAITSAGAGCMAALDVERYLDGLANASF from the coding sequence ATGTCTGATGTACGTCATTCCCGAGTGATTATTCTCGGCTCCGGCCCTGCCGGTTACAGCGCTGCGGTCTATGCGGCCCGTGCCAACCTCAAGCCTCTGCTGATCACCGGCATGCAAGCGGGTGGTCAGCTGACCACCACCACTGAAGTCGACAACTGGCCGGGTGACCCCCATGGCCTGACCGGCCCGGTGCTGATGGACCGCATGCGTGAACACGCCGAGCGTTTCGAAACCGAGATCATTTTCGACCACATCAATGCCGTCGATCTGGCCGGTAAACCGTTCAGCCTGAAAGGCGACAGCGGCACCTACACCTGCGACGCGCTGATCATCGCCACTGGCGCCAGCGCCCGTTACCTGGGCCTGCCGTCCGAAGAAGCGTTCATGGGTAAAGGTGTTTCGGCCTGTGCGACCTGCGACGGTTTCTTCTACCGCAACAAGCCTGTCGCTGTGATCGGCGGCGGCAACACGGCCGTTGAAGAAGCGCTGTACCTGGCGAACATCGCCAGCAAGGTCACGCTGGTTCACCGTCGCGATACCTTCCGCGCCGAGAAGATCCTGATCGACAAGCTGCACGCACGTGTGGCCGAGGGCAAGATCGAGCTCAAGCTGAACGCCACGCTGGATGAAGTGCTGGGCGACAACATGGGCGTAACCGGTGCACGTCTGAAGAACAACGACGGCAGCAGCGCGGAGTTGAAGGTTGACGGCGTTTTCATCGCCATCGGCCACACCCCGAACACCTCGCTGTTCGAAGGCCAGTTGGCGCTGAAAGACGGCTACATGGTCGTTCATGGTGGTCGCGAAGGTAATGCGACTGCGACCAGCGTCGAAGGCGTGTTCGCGGCAGGTGACGTAGCTGACCACGTTTACCGTCAGGCGATTACCTCGGCGGGAGCAGGCTGCATGGCGGCACTGGACGTTGAGCGGTATCTGGACGGCCTGGCGAACGCTTCGTTCTGA
- a CDS encoding HopJ type III effector protein: MTDLNTLRASLKSGEHAFADTLAFVAAHYDYQPQAFSNGPVENAAGQNEGSCKTLGLALLEGLSDEEALLAFGEHYRSVVATPEGSDHGNIRALITHGLAGVKFSAQPLTRKA; the protein is encoded by the coding sequence ATGACTGACCTGAACACCCTGCGCGCCAGCCTGAAATCCGGCGAACACGCGTTCGCCGATACGCTGGCGTTCGTCGCCGCGCATTACGACTACCAGCCACAGGCGTTCAGCAACGGCCCGGTCGAGAACGCGGCGGGTCAGAACGAAGGCTCGTGCAAGACGCTGGGTCTGGCGCTGCTGGAAGGCCTGAGCGACGAAGAAGCCTTGTTGGCGTTCGGCGAGCACTATCGCTCGGTGGTGGCGACGCCTGAAGGCAGCGACCACGGCAATATCCGGGCGCTGATCACCCACGGTCTGGCAGGCGTGAAGTTCAGCGCTCAGCCGTTGACGCGTAAAGCCTGA
- a CDS encoding DUF1244 domain-containing protein, translating to MTEQQRLELEAAAFRRLVAHLDSRKDVQNIDLMNLSGFCRNCLSKWYKAAADEKQIDISLDDAREVVYGMPYSEWKSLYQKEASADQQAAFAKEKKHD from the coding sequence ATGACCGAGCAACAACGCCTGGAACTCGAAGCCGCCGCCTTCCGTCGTCTGGTCGCGCATCTGGATAGCCGAAAGGACGTGCAGAACATCGATCTGATGAACCTCTCCGGCTTCTGCCGCAACTGCCTGTCCAAGTGGTACAAGGCCGCCGCCGACGAGAAGCAGATCGACATCAGCCTCGATGACGCCCGCGAAGTGGTGTACGGAATGCCCTACAGCGAGTGGAAATCCCTTTACCAGAAAGAAGCCAGCGCCGATCAGCAAGCGGCGTTCGCCAAGGAAAAGAAGCATGACTGA
- the folX gene encoding dihydroneopterin triphosphate 2'-epimerase, protein MARLEPGTARIRVKDLCLRTFIGINEDEILNKQDVLINLTILYAAQEAVRDNDIDHALNYRTITKAIIHHVESNRFALLERLTQEVLDLVMSHEAVQYAEVEVDKPHALRFAESVSITLAAER, encoded by the coding sequence ATGGCAAGACTCGAACCAGGCACCGCACGCATCCGGGTCAAGGACCTGTGCCTGCGAACCTTTATCGGCATCAACGAAGATGAAATCCTCAACAAGCAGGATGTCCTCATCAACCTGACAATCCTGTACGCCGCCCAGGAAGCGGTGCGCGACAACGACATCGATCACGCGCTGAATTACCGGACCATCACCAAGGCAATCATCCATCACGTCGAGAGCAATCGTTTCGCACTGCTGGAGCGGTTGACCCAGGAAGTGCTGGATCTGGTCATGAGCCACGAAGCCGTGCAATACGCCGAAGTTGAAGTCGACAAGCCCCACGCGCTGCGCTTCGCCGAGTCGGTGTCGATTACGCTGGCCGCCGAGCGCTGA
- the folE gene encoding GTP cyclohydrolase I FolE encodes MTLSLPEHYREILVGLGEDPEREGLLDTPKRAAKAMQYLCHGYDQTLDEIVNGALFASDNDEMVIVKDIELYSLCEHHLLPFIGKAHVAYIPTGKVLGLSKIARIVDMFARRLQIQENLTRQIADAIQGVTHAAGVAVVIEAKHMCMMMRGVEKQNSTMNTSVMLGAFRESNTTRMEFLQLIGRSK; translated from the coding sequence ATGACCCTGTCACTGCCAGAGCACTACCGCGAAATCCTTGTTGGCCTGGGCGAAGACCCGGAGCGCGAGGGTTTGCTGGACACCCCCAAGCGCGCAGCGAAGGCCATGCAGTACCTGTGTCATGGATACGATCAGACGCTGGACGAGATCGTCAACGGTGCGCTCTTCGCGTCGGATAACGACGAGATGGTCATCGTGAAAGACATCGAGCTGTATTCGCTGTGCGAACATCACCTGCTGCCGTTCATTGGCAAGGCCCATGTGGCCTACATCCCCACCGGCAAAGTCCTGGGGCTGTCGAAGATCGCCCGCATCGTCGACATGTTCGCCCGGCGTCTGCAAATTCAGGAAAACCTGACCCGCCAGATCGCCGACGCCATTCAGGGCGTGACCCATGCGGCAGGCGTCGCGGTGGTCATCGAGGCGAAGCACATGTGCATGATGATGCGCGGTGTCGAAAAGCAGAATTCGACCATGAATACCTCGGTGATGCTCGGCGCCTTTCGCGAATCCAATACGACACGGATGGAATTCCTGCAACTGATCGGACGGAGCAAGTAG
- the folM gene encoding dihydromonapterin reductase yields MASSPAPVLITGASQRIGLHCAERLLGEGQPVIISYRTERPGVERLEALGALAIQADFSSQDSVMAFIAQLKEHTPRLRAIIHNASEWLAETEGDEGDVFMRMFNVHMLAPYLINLHCAELLQRSEIADIVHIGDDVTRKGSSKHIAYCASKAGMDNLTLSFAARYAPSIKVNGIAPAMLMFQPDDDAAYRARTLAKSALGIEPGPEVIYQSLRYLLDNPYVTGTTLTVNGGRHVK; encoded by the coding sequence ATGGCCTCCTCCCCCGCCCCTGTCCTGATCACTGGCGCCAGCCAGCGCATCGGCCTGCACTGCGCCGAACGGCTGCTGGGCGAAGGTCAGCCGGTGATTATCAGTTATCGCACCGAACGCCCTGGCGTCGAGCGACTGGAGGCACTGGGCGCCCTCGCGATTCAGGCGGATTTTTCGTCGCAGGACAGCGTGATGGCCTTCATCGCGCAATTGAAAGAACACACCCCACGCTTGCGCGCGATCATCCACAACGCCTCCGAGTGGCTGGCAGAAACCGAGGGCGATGAAGGCGATGTGTTCATGCGCATGTTCAACGTGCACATGCTCGCCCCCTACCTGATCAACTTGCATTGCGCCGAGTTGCTACAGCGCTCGGAGATCGCTGACATCGTTCACATCGGAGACGACGTCACGCGCAAGGGCAGCAGCAAGCACATTGCCTACTGCGCGAGCAAGGCAGGCATGGACAACCTGACGTTGTCGTTCGCTGCCCGCTATGCCCCCTCTATAAAGGTCAACGGCATCGCTCCGGCCATGCTGATGTTTCAACCCGACGACGACGCGGCGTACCGCGCACGCACGCTGGCCAAATCGGCGCTGGGCATCGAGCCGGGCCCTGAAGTGATCTACCAGAGCCTGCGCTATCTGCTGGATAACCCGTACGTCACCGGCACCACATTGACCGTAAACGGCGGACGGCACGTCAAGTAA
- a CDS encoding antibiotic biosynthesis monooxygenase → MSTSPVTLMVARRVAHGRYEELITWLHEGEHLATDFPGYLGSGVLAPPPGDDEFQIIFRFADEATMHAWEHSASRRSWLVRGSGLFAKNSVHRVRGLDGWFGTVGQRPPRWKQAIAIWLAFFPVSLIFNYVLGPLLSELALLPRIMISTLILTPLMVFWFIPLSTHLLSGWLQSNSQTPSVSAESASTR, encoded by the coding sequence ATGTCTACCTCACCCGTCACGCTGATGGTCGCCCGCCGCGTTGCCCATGGCCGCTATGAGGAACTCATTACCTGGCTGCACGAAGGCGAGCACCTCGCCACTGACTTTCCCGGCTACCTGGGCTCGGGCGTCCTCGCGCCGCCTCCGGGAGACGACGAATTCCAGATCATTTTCCGCTTTGCCGATGAAGCCACCATGCACGCATGGGAGCATTCTGCGTCTCGACGCTCTTGGTTGGTGCGTGGCAGCGGGCTTTTCGCCAAGAATTCCGTGCACCGTGTGCGCGGTCTGGACGGCTGGTTCGGCACCGTCGGTCAGCGTCCGCCGCGCTGGAAACAGGCCATCGCCATTTGGTTGGCGTTCTTTCCCGTCTCATTGATCTTCAACTACGTGTTGGGGCCCTTGCTGAGTGAGCTGGCGTTGCTGCCGCGGATCATGATCAGCACGCTCATTCTCACGCCATTGATGGTGTTCTGGTTCATTCCGTTGTCGACGCATCTGTTGTCAGGGTGGTTGCAGAGCAACAGTCAGACGCCATCAGTGTCCGCCGAATCGGCGTCTACTCGCTGA
- a CDS encoding MerR family transcriptional regulator gives MTQLRSASSENDEELLPIREVSRLTGVNSVTLRAWERRHGLITPIRTDGGHRLYTHADVATVRSILMWTERGVAISKVGKILADTRDLNAKARGPLSVVDSAGKEAWQGRLRQATENFDERWLDQIYDQVLFAYPVSVVFEDILMPVWYDLVARHDAFGPLSEWLFFDHFLRGHALQRLTSARADADYRVLVVAMPGGCRELELWVAALLMTSERTSISVLAPGQPLEELGLVCGKIKPDALVLFSDQLPSTDFNRKLERLALGLACPLLLAGKTADMAQASLQGSIIGCLSSDAGVMQQRLQQFLAGRLDT, from the coding sequence ATGACTCAGTTGCGCAGTGCGTCATCTGAAAACGATGAGGAGCTGTTGCCCATTCGCGAGGTGTCGCGCCTGACCGGTGTCAACTCGGTCACGCTTCGCGCATGGGAACGCCGTCATGGCTTGATCACACCCATCCGTACCGACGGCGGACATCGGCTTTATACCCACGCGGATGTGGCGACGGTTCGGAGCATTCTCATGTGGACCGAACGCGGAGTGGCTATCAGTAAGGTTGGAAAAATCCTTGCCGATACCCGCGATCTGAATGCCAAGGCGCGAGGGCCGCTGAGTGTCGTCGACAGCGCGGGGAAAGAGGCGTGGCAAGGGCGGCTGCGTCAGGCTACCGAAAATTTCGACGAACGCTGGCTGGATCAGATCTACGATCAGGTCCTTTTCGCCTACCCCGTTTCGGTGGTCTTCGAAGACATCCTGATGCCGGTCTGGTACGACCTCGTCGCTCGTCATGACGCGTTTGGCCCCCTCAGCGAATGGCTGTTCTTCGACCACTTCCTGCGAGGGCACGCACTTCAGCGGCTCACTTCAGCGCGAGCAGACGCCGATTATCGGGTTCTGGTGGTCGCCATGCCCGGTGGATGCAGGGAGCTGGAACTGTGGGTTGCCGCTTTGCTGATGACCTCTGAGCGCACATCGATCAGTGTGCTGGCGCCGGGGCAGCCGCTGGAAGAGCTCGGGCTTGTTTGCGGCAAGATCAAACCTGACGCGCTGGTGTTGTTCTCTGATCAACTGCCCTCGACCGACTTCAACAGAAAGCTGGAAAGGCTCGCGCTGGGGCTTGCCTGCCCGCTGCTGCTGGCGGGTAAAACCGCTGACATGGCACAGGCCAGTTTGCAGGGTTCGATCATCGGGTGTCTGAGTAGTGACGCAGGCGTGATGCAACAACGCTTGCAGCAGTTTCTGGCGGGACGTCTCGATACTTGA
- a CDS encoding PAS domain-containing protein, with protein sequence MINAKLMQLAIDASIDGIVIAEHEGDDNILIYANKAFERLTGFSADEVLYQDCRLLQGDERDQFARRAIREALKNGHPCRQILRNYRKDGSAFWNELSITPIYNDAEKLMYYIGIQKDVTDHVQTQQKVVELEAELAQARLEIAALKR encoded by the coding sequence GTGATCAACGCAAAGCTGATGCAACTGGCGATCGACGCCTCGATCGACGGGATTGTGATCGCAGAGCATGAGGGTGACGACAACATCCTTATATATGCCAACAAGGCGTTCGAACGGCTGACCGGATTCAGCGCCGATGAGGTGCTCTATCAGGATTGCCGCCTGTTGCAGGGCGACGAGCGCGATCAATTCGCGCGCCGGGCCATCCGCGAAGCCCTGAAAAATGGGCATCCATGCCGCCAGATCTTGCGCAATTACCGCAAGGACGGCAGTGCGTTCTGGAACGAGCTGTCGATCACGCCAATCTACAACGACGCTGAAAAACTGATGTATTACATAGGCATACAGAAGGACGTGACCGACCACGTTCAGACGCAACAAAAAGTTGTCGAATTAGAGGCCGAACTGGCGCAAGCTCGCTTGGAAATAGCGGCGTTAAAGCGGTAA